A single window of Synechococcus sp. CBW1004 DNA harbors:
- a CDS encoding MSMEG_0570 family nitrogen starvation response protein, translating to MPEVRLQLEWPDGDTSEFYSPSTVVLEYLRPGDALSVADLEQRGVQALREASERVRARYGFACTRTDEEEQRLRQRLARYATGSTVKVTRQLS from the coding sequence ATGCCGGAAGTGCGCCTGCAGCTGGAGTGGCCCGATGGTGACACCAGCGAGTTCTATTCCCCCTCCACGGTGGTGCTCGAGTACCTGCGGCCCGGTGACGCTCTGAGCGTCGCGGATCTCGAACAGCGCGGCGTCCAGGCCCTGCGGGAGGCCTCGGAGCGGGTACGAGCCCGCTATGGCTTCGCCTGCACCCGCACGGACGAGGAGGAACAACGTCTGCGCCAGCGGCTGGCCCGCTACGCCACGGGTTCGACGGTCAAGGTGACCCGGCAGCTCAGCTGA
- a CDS encoding MSMEG_0567/Sll0786 family nitrogen starvation N-acetyltransferase — translation MVFLDPASEAASGSLSTAPASFTPSVRWGIAVDADDFQLSPTASSPSFSFHLLRRRSPLIPSYWDLRSAIFCEEQHLFEQSDRDALDERAYPIAAVNHDPSRGMGGQVVGVVRILESEPRLWYGGRLGVHRDFRRHNQIGKGLIWKAVTTAHGWGCDRFLATVQIQNVRFFQRLHWQSLEELEIRGIRHHLMQADLAYYRPSREPRPAALLATPPGSRLAA, via the coding sequence GCCAGCGGCAGCCTCAGCACGGCCCCGGCGAGTTTCACCCCCTCGGTGCGCTGGGGCATCGCTGTCGATGCCGACGACTTTCAGCTTTCGCCCACCGCCAGTTCGCCGAGCTTCTCGTTCCACCTGCTGCGGCGGCGCAGCCCGCTGATTCCCAGCTACTGGGACCTGCGCAGCGCGATCTTCTGCGAGGAGCAGCACCTGTTCGAGCAGAGCGACCGCGATGCGCTCGACGAGCGGGCCTACCCGATCGCCGCGGTGAACCACGACCCGTCGCGGGGCATGGGAGGGCAGGTGGTGGGAGTGGTGCGCATCCTTGAGAGCGAGCCACGCCTCTGGTACGGCGGTCGCCTGGGGGTGCACCGGGACTTCCGGCGCCACAACCAGATCGGCAAGGGCCTGATCTGGAAGGCGGTCACCACCGCCCATGGCTGGGGCTGCGACCGCTTCCTGGCGACGGTGCAGATTCAGAACGTGCGCTTCTTCCAGCGGCTGCACTGGCAGTCGCTCGAAGAGCTGGAGATCCGCGGCATCCGCCATCACCTGATGCAGGCCGACCTGGCCTATTACCGGCCCTCGCGCGAACCGCGCCCGGCAGCACTGCTGGCGACACCGCCCGGCAGCAGGCTCGCGGCATGA
- a CDS encoding sll0787 family AIR synthase-like protein, with protein sequence MSGRPAARGPVQPATAAPSQATAGVGNAIPGGDPVAGQLAVLAARLAAEAGLAAKRDIQPAAATFAHQPFPELGPAAALGDDAALLPAQSGRLLLACEGMHPGLVEEDPWFAGWSGVLVNLSDIAAMGGRPLALVNSLWCRDPQRSEALLAGMRFACGRFAIPMVGGHSNLHSPYDALSVAVLGTTEGPVLSARSATAGDQLWMVVNQRGAFHRHYPFWDAATQADPAQLRAQLALLPRLAAEGLVHAAKDISMGGLVGTAVMFAEAADLRLSLDLEAIPRPDGVTEEAWLRCFPSFGFLLAVRPELQSRLVDVLARDPALLAAPIGCFAGGDPALVLQRGAEAVTLWSGGEGLTGFGPLHQEPGDPAETA encoded by the coding sequence ATGAGCGGGCGACCGGCGGCCCGGGGGCCAGTGCAGCCCGCCACGGCGGCCCCATCCCAGGCCACGGCAGGCGTAGGGAATGCCATCCCGGGTGGCGACCCGGTAGCCGGGCAACTGGCCGTTCTGGCAGCGCGCCTTGCGGCCGAGGCGGGACTCGCCGCCAAGCGCGATATCCAGCCGGCGGCGGCCACCTTCGCCCATCAACCCTTCCCGGAGCTGGGTCCGGCGGCAGCCCTGGGGGATGACGCGGCGCTGCTGCCCGCCCAGAGCGGGCGCCTGCTGCTGGCCTGCGAGGGCATGCATCCCGGCCTGGTGGAGGAGGACCCCTGGTTCGCCGGCTGGAGCGGCGTGCTGGTGAACCTCAGCGACATCGCCGCCATGGGCGGCCGGCCACTGGCCCTGGTGAACAGCCTCTGGTGCAGGGATCCCCAGCGCAGCGAGGCGCTGCTGGCGGGGATGCGCTTCGCCTGCGGGCGCTTCGCGATCCCGATGGTCGGCGGGCACAGCAATCTGCACAGCCCCTACGACGCCCTGTCGGTGGCGGTGCTCGGCACGACCGAGGGGCCGGTGCTGTCGGCCCGATCCGCGACCGCGGGAGATCAGCTCTGGATGGTGGTGAACCAGAGAGGCGCCTTCCACCGCCACTACCCGTTCTGGGATGCGGCCACCCAGGCGGATCCTGCGCAACTGAGGGCCCAGCTGGCCCTGCTGCCCCGGCTTGCGGCGGAGGGTCTGGTGCATGCCGCCAAGGACATCAGCATGGGCGGCCTGGTGGGGACGGCGGTGATGTTCGCCGAGGCGGCCGACCTGCGGCTCAGTCTCGATCTGGAGGCCATTCCGCGGCCGGACGGGGTGACGGAGGAGGCCTGGCTCCGCTGCTTCCCCAGCTTCGGCTTCCTGCTGGCGGTGCGACCGGAGCTGCAGAGCCGACTGGTCGACGTCCTGGCGCGCGATCCCGCACTGCTGGCCGCACCGATCGGGTGCTTCGCCGGGGGCGATCCGGCGCTGGTGCTGCAACGCGGCGCAGAAGCGGTCACGCTCTGGAGTGGCGGCGAGGGACTGACGGGCTTCGGGCCGCTCCACCAGGAGCCAGGCGACCCGGCAGAGACGGCATGA